A window from Deltaproteobacteria bacterium encodes these proteins:
- a CDS encoding acyl-CoA synthetase, with translation MLYNLASIQEFLARHLGDREAIVWRDRVLTYADVARRSRRVGRALRRLGLGCRRERADL, from the coding sequence GTGCTCTACAACCTCGCCTCGATCCAGGAGTTCCTTGCCCGCCACCTGGGCGACCGCGAGGCGATCGTGTGGCGGGACCGGGTCCTAACCTACGCCGACGTCGCCCGGCGCTCGCGACGGGTGGGGCGCGCGCTCCGCCGCCTCGGCCTCGGCTGCCGGCGCGAGCGCGCGGACCTC